Sequence from the Saccopteryx bilineata isolate mSacBil1 chromosome 6, mSacBil1_pri_phased_curated, whole genome shotgun sequence genome:
CTGCGCTCTGGGCCGTGGCGCTGCTCTCCGCGGGGCCTTTCTTCTTCCTGGTGGGCGTCGAGCAGGACCCCCGCGTCGAGGCGCTCCCGGACCTTAACGGCAGCGCGCGGCTCCACCCCTCGCCGCGCGCCTCGCCGCCCCCCACGCCGCCGCCCCTCGGGTGGGCGCAGGCCCCGGCTCGGTCCCCGCCGTCGGGGcgcgaggcggcggcggcggcggcgctgtTCAGCCGCGAGTGCCGGCCGAGCCCCGCGCAGCTGGGCTCGCTGCGTGTTATGCTGTGGGTCACCACCGCCTACTTCTTTCTGCCCTTCCTGTGCCTCAGCGTCCTCTACGGGCTCATTGGGCGCGAGCTGTGGAGGAGCCGGGGGCCGCTGCGGGGCCCGGCCGCCTCCGGGCGGGAAAGGGGCCACCGGCAGACGGTCCGCGTCCTGCGTAAGTGacgccatctctctctctgcctaacAACAACCCGCTAGTCTCCCAGCCCTCGGCGCCTCCTCTAGCTAAGTCCCCAGGTGTCCCTGGAGGTAAGAAACTCGGGTCCCTTAAACAGCAATGATTTTCCACGACCGCTGGCGTCAGTGAGCCGGGCTGATCCGGGACACGTAATTAAAGACTCTTAAGGCGACTGCCTGTCCCCCTTAGGTTTCGCAGATATGGGTTCTCACCGTAACCTTAGGAAGACACGGTAGATAACGTTGAACTAAAATTTCTATACTTGAGGCTGTTTTTCTAAAGGCTAAAGAGAACCATGATTGTGCAGACCCGATGCAGAATTCTTTTCAACGGAAAGCAGAGAACACGCCTCTCAAGTGGCTGAGTGGAAGGGAGCCTGCAGCTTATTAATAGAAATTGCTCCTTCTGCTTTATGTCCAGCATTGATAACACATATATGAGCCAAATATGCAGCTTTAAACAAATATGGATGGGCTGGGGATTTGGCTAGgtcaaagttttatttaatttgttgtcTGTTACTTATTACTTCCGATGGTTTCTTGGGGACCCTTATTTGTTTTGCGATGCTTTAGCTAATTCTGGTGCCTGTGTCTTGTTTTGCAGTGGTGGTGGTTCTGGCTTTTATAGTTTGCTGGTTGCCTTTCCACGTTGGCagaataatttacataaatacgGAAGATTCTCAAATGATGTACTTCTCTCAGTACTTTAACATCGTTGCGTTGCAACTTTTCTATCTAAGTGCATCCATTAACCCAATCCTCTACAACCTAATTTCAAAGAAGTATAGAGCGGCGGCCTGGAAACTGCTGTGGGCGAGACAGTCCACACAGAGAAGTTTCTGTAGAAGCAGAACCACAGAGGGGACCACAGGAGGAGACACAGCTGGCTACACTGAGACCAGTGCTAGCTTACAGACGCCTGCCACCAGCACCACCAAGCAAATCACTTCCTCCCACAGTTTGGGGACTTCAGATAAAACAGGTCTGTAGAACAATCAAGACTAAAGGGGGGACTGATTCTGTTAGAAAGAATTAGGAAGAGTGGTTTGCATTTTGCAAGTTGGCCAGTGACTTTAttggcatgatttttttttttttcaatcaaggTACAAAAAGTAAGTGTGCCTCATCAGGGATGTTCATGTTAGCCTCATGAAACCCCACGTCACAAAATGTGCTCCCgggagattttaaatttttccattcttCTAGTCTCTGGAAATATGATTGCTCATCTTACAGTTAATAAAATAGAGCTGCTGCCATAGAAATGGTTGCCTTTGAGATCAaaggtgtattttatttttatgttttgggtAAAAATGTAATGGTATATATCCGAGGCACTCAGGATAACCATATTGATCCAAGAAATTATTTAATGATTGTTTATGGCAGCAAAAATTTTTCAGCAAGTGTAAAGAATTCTGGGCTGAGTCCAATTTTCAGAGTCCTACCTCTCTCCTGGCTCAGAGCAAATCATCAAGTTTAGGCACAATACCCTCCTCTGCAGAGCTACTGTACCTAAGCAACCACATGGCAAACAGCTTCTCCCTGGGTTGTCCCATGGCCTTTCCCAGTGCCATTAGGTAGGAGGTAGCAAACCCGAGCCCTGACGCCTGAGAGCAGAACTGCAGCAGGACCTGGCTTCTTAGACATTTATTAagaactttagcctgaccaggcggtggcacagtggatagagcattggactgggatgctgaggacccaggttcgagaccccgaggtcaccagcttgaacgcaggctcatctggtttgagcaaagcttaccagcttggactcaaggtcgctggctcgagcaaggagttactcggtctgctgaaggcccacggtcaaagcacatatgaaaaagtaatcaatgaacaaccaaggtgtcacaacgaaaaactgatgattgatgctattcatctccattcctgtctgcctgtccctatctatccctctctctgactttctctctgtttctgtaaaaaaaaaaaaagaacttcaatgTGCCTTATTCTCCCAGCTTGGTGGCTAAGTGTTGTCATCGTGCCGGTTTTAGTCATGATTTGACAGAGTCTTAGATTTCCCAAATAGAAACTGATGGTTCTAAGAAGTCCAGTCTTTAAGATCCTACCCACTCCCAACCAGAGAAGCTGCTCTTACTGAAAAGGAGGAATCAGCGGATGCCGTCAAGGGTGAAAGAAAATGTTGGATGTTATGGCCAACAACTCTGTaaccttattttgtttttcacgATTTAAAACATAAACCTATTTCTAGAGGCCCTCAATCACGATGTGGTCAGTGTGAATGGTGCCCCCTGGAGGTAGGCAGGGCACAACTTGCTTAGTTTGAAACTACAAATGATGACTCCATAAACAAGAATCGCTCAGCACGCTAGCAAAGTTCTGCTTTTGTCACTTGATTAGCAACATAACAGTGATGCCTTCAATTCCCCTTGTAGTGCCCCTCGCTTGGCCTTGGCCTTGCCCTCGCTTGGATCAGCAGTGAGGAAGTCTACAATGTGTTTCTTCCCATTAGTGGAAGAAGCAGAGAGCAGCCACTTGGGGCAGCATTCTCTAAACTGTGTTTTGTAGATTTTTGAGGATTATTTGAAACAGTCTTTCTGCTCTGAGTTCCTGTCTGGGCAGTCAAAAGTGTCTTCTTCCCTATGGAAGATTGTGATTAAGaatcttactgatttttttttttttgtatttttctgaagctggaaacggggagagacagtcagacagactcccgcatgcgcccgaccgggatccacccggcacgcccaccagggggcgacgctctgcccaccaggggcgatgctctgcccctccggggcgtcgctctgccgcgaccagagccactctagcgcctggggcagaggccaaggagccatccccagcgcccgggccatcccatccttgctccaatggagccttggctgcgggagaggaagagagagacagagaggaaggagggggtgggggggtggagaagcaaatgggcgcttctcctatgtgccctggccgggaatcgaacccaggtcccccgcacgccaggccgatgctctaccgctgagccaaccggccagggccttactgattttttaatgtatagtttattattttagatatagAAGCAAAGACCTCTCCTTGAAGATTTCTGGTTCAGATTCTAGAAAAGAAGGATTTACATCACACTTTGCTGTGACCTAAATGTGTTTCCAGGTGTGGGCGTGGAGGAGGGTCACCCTTCCTTTGCTGCAGGGTCCCTGAGATGGAGAGTCTGAGCCCGTCCCGCCAGCGGATCACTGTGCAGTTGTTTTCAAAATGCTGGTCTCACCCATTAGTGGattgtgaattttatttattaattttagagagaaaggaagagaagaaagacagaaacatcgatctgttcctctgtgtgccctgaccagggatctaatcCATAACCTTTGCTTATTGGACAACGCTTGCACCAgccaagctatttggccagggctacatttttctttcatggaaAGGAGTGAGCAAGAATagaattgagccctggccaggtaactctgTTGATTGGagggagcatcatctcaatacatCAAcattgtaggttcgatccccagtcagggcacatgcaggggtcaaCCAGTGAATGATGCATAGATGGGTGGATCATTAAGTTgatcgatctctctctctctctctctcaaatcaagaaataaaataaaaaaaatagaattgagaAATCAGTGCATTTCATTTAGTAAGGGTAATGTATTATAAgactttggttttaattttatgttgGTGTCTTTCCTGGTTCacaaagtaaaatgtttttttactGTAAGTAATGATcaagaatatttgaaaaattgttCTAAAATCTAAAATTGTTCTTACCCCAGCAGTGTTCTTCTCCTGCATTTACAACTGGCTATAAAGGGGGAGGGGAACCCTAAAAGACCCAGGGTGGTCGAGTCAGGGACCACCAGAGAGGCACGGTGGGCTATGGTTTCCAGTCCTGGGCCTTCCTCCTTCCCAGGGGCCATATGATGCAGACTCTGTGTCCAGGATCTCTCCCTGCTCCTGGATAGGGCCCTGAGCTGGCATCCCTAAAAGGTACTCTGagttccctctccctttctcaggCTACAATGCCAATGTTGGATGAGGCAACCTTGGAGAAggttttatgttttattcattcaattggcaaatatttatcaagcaacTGCTAAGTGCTACATGTGTATGACAAAATATACTAGAAAAATTAGCTCATGTCATGGTGTCCAAAGCAATCAActttgtaatgattttttttttcattttttggtttGAAGTTTGTAATTGTGTCTTCTAAACTAACCATAGACTCAGTTCACAGGTTAATAAAAGCACTTATATCAGATGGACCTGCCAAATATCAGGTCAGTGTCATCCACACACACAttcctcttcttttctgtatgaaacatttttagttttgaaGGAAAtgatagagaaggaaaaaggacCTTCTAGGAACCAAGGACCTTCTAGGAACCAAGAGCCCCTGTAACAGGTCCTCAAGGAGACATGAGAGTAGCATGTCAATGATGTTTAAAGTATGAACACGGCCTCTCCTGGCCACTTCTACTCATGTAGCAGTAACCTTTACCAGAATGTGGAAGCCTTGTATCATACAAATGATAGTTATTGAACAGGTCAAGGTGGAGCTTTGGAAAGGTTTTTCTTAAACATACATGTGAGGCAATTTTTAATTGT
This genomic interval carries:
- the MLNR gene encoding motilin receptor, which encodes MGSPRNGSDGAEGAREPPWAALLPCDEHRCSPFPLGALVPVTAVCLGLFAVGVSGNVVTVLLIGRYRDMRTTTNLYLGSMAVSDLLILLGLPFDLYRLWRSRPWVFGPLLCRLSLYVGEGCTYATLLHMTALSVERYLAICRPLRARVLVTRARVRTLIAALWAVALLSAGPFFFLVGVEQDPRVEALPDLNGSARLHPSPRASPPPTPPPLGWAQAPARSPPSGREAAAAAALFSRECRPSPAQLGSLRVMLWVTTAYFFLPFLCLSVLYGLIGRELWRSRGPLRGPAASGRERGHRQTVRVLLVVVLAFIVCWLPFHVGRIIYINTEDSQMMYFSQYFNIVALQLFYLSASINPILYNLISKKYRAAAWKLLWARQSTQRSFCRSRTTEGTTGGDTAGYTETSASLQTPATSTTKQITSSHSLGTSDKTGL